A single window of Caminicella sporogenes DSM 14501 DNA harbors:
- the atpE gene encoding ATP synthase F0 subunit C, with amino-acid sequence MEPITGKALVLACSAIGAGLAMIAGIGPGIGQGYAAGKGAEGVGRQPEAQGDIVRTMLLGAAVAETTGIYGLIIALILLFANPLVKLLG; translated from the coding sequence ATGGAACCAATTACAGGTAAAGCATTAGTATTAGCTTGTTCAGCGATAGGTGCAGGTTTAGCAATGATAGCAGGTATAGGACCTGGTATAGGACAGGGATATGCAGCTGGTAAGGGTGCAGAAGGTGTTGGAAGACAACCTGAAGCTCAAGGTGATATAGTAAGAACAATGCTTCTTGGTGCTGCAGTTGCAGAAACAACTGGTATCTACGGTCTAATTATAGCTCTAATCCTATTATTTGCTAACCCACTTGTAAAGTTATTAGGTTAG
- the atpF gene encoding F0F1 ATP synthase subunit B → MLRAGLVQLDWTFVFQIINTFILYLILKKLLFKPVTEFMASRQEGIKKSLEEAALKNKEADEKKEEYLTKIRGAEEEGRQIIKDASKRAEERANEIIKTAQKEADEIKERARIEIEREKEKAINSLKDEITSIAMLAASKVIEKDLDENSHKTLVKEFIDKVGETRWQN, encoded by the coding sequence ATGCTAAGAGCTGGATTAGTTCAACTTGACTGGACATTTGTCTTTCAGATTATAAATACTTTTATACTATATCTAATTCTAAAGAAACTTTTATTTAAACCAGTTACAGAATTTATGGCAAGTAGACAAGAAGGTATTAAAAAGTCATTAGAAGAAGCTGCTTTAAAAAATAAAGAAGCTGATGAAAAGAAAGAAGAGTATTTAACTAAAATTAGAGGTGCAGAAGAAGAAGGAAGACAAATAATCAAAGATGCTTCAAAGAGAGCAGAAGAAAGAGCTAATGAAATTATAAAGACTGCTCAAAAAGAAGCAGATGAAATAAAAGAAAGAGCTAGAATAGAGATTGAGCGTGAAAAAGAAAAGGCTATAAACTCTCTTAAAGATGAAATTACTTCTATTGCTATGCTTGCCGCTTCAAAAGTTATAGAAAAAGATTTAGACGAAAATAGTCATAAAACTCTTGTTAAAGAGTTTATAGATAAGGTAGGCGAAACAAGATGGCAAAATTAG
- the atpA gene encoding F0F1 ATP synthase subunit alpha, with protein MNLRPEEISSVIKAQIKRYENKLEVEDVGTIIQVGDGIARIHGLEKCMAGELLEFPGEVYGMVLNLEEDNVGAVLLGSDENIKEGDIVKRTNRIVEVPVGEALIGRVVNSLGQPIDGKGPIKAEKFRPIESDAPGVVDRKSVHEPLQTGIKAIDSMIPIGRGQRELIIGDRQTGKTAVAIDTIINQKDEDVICIYVAIGQKKSTVAQIVDTLQKFGAMDYTIVVSASASEPAPLQYIAPYAGCAMGEELMYQGKHVLIIYDDLSKHAVAYRAMSLLLRRPPGREAYPGDVFYLHSRLLERAAKLNDKLGGGSLTALPIIETQAGDVSAYIPTNVISITDGQIYLESELFFAGQRPAVNAGISVSRVGGDAQIKAMKKVAGKIKLELAQYRELAAFAQFGSELDKDTRERLAQGQRLMEILKQPQYTPMRVEDQVMIIYAAVNRYLREIEVEDIKKYEAEFLEFMRNNHPEIGKTIKETGNLEEDTENKLKAAIEEFNKIFKSKIKLEK; from the coding sequence ATGAATCTTAGACCTGAAGAAATAAGTTCTGTGATAAAAGCGCAGATTAAAAGATATGAAAATAAACTTGAAGTTGAAGATGTTGGTACAATTATTCAGGTTGGTGATGGTATAGCGAGAATCCATGGCCTTGAAAAATGTATGGCTGGAGAGCTTTTAGAATTTCCAGGAGAAGTTTATGGCATGGTTCTTAACTTAGAAGAAGATAATGTTGGTGCAGTTTTGCTAGGTTCTGATGAAAATATTAAAGAAGGCGATATAGTTAAGCGTACAAATAGAATAGTTGAAGTTCCAGTAGGAGAAGCTCTTATTGGTCGTGTTGTAAACTCTCTAGGACAGCCTATAGACGGTAAAGGTCCTATAAAAGCTGAAAAATTTAGACCTATAGAGTCAGATGCACCTGGAGTTGTAGACAGAAAATCTGTACATGAACCTCTTCAAACAGGAATTAAGGCTATTGATTCTATGATTCCTATAGGAAGAGGACAAAGAGAGCTTATTATAGGTGATAGACAGACAGGTAAAACTGCTGTTGCCATAGATACTATAATAAATCAAAAAGATGAAGATGTGATTTGTATATATGTTGCTATAGGACAAAAGAAATCAACAGTAGCTCAAATAGTTGATACTTTACAGAAATTTGGAGCTATGGATTATACTATAGTAGTATCAGCTTCAGCTAGTGAACCAGCTCCACTTCAATATATTGCTCCTTATGCAGGTTGTGCAATGGGAGAAGAATTAATGTATCAAGGAAAGCATGTACTCATTATATATGATGATTTATCTAAACATGCCGTAGCTTATCGTGCTATGTCACTATTACTTCGCCGTCCACCTGGACGTGAAGCATATCCTGGAGATGTATTCTATCTACATAGTAGATTGCTTGAAAGAGCTGCAAAACTTAATGATAAGTTGGGTGGAGGTTCATTAACAGCTCTTCCTATTATAGAAACACAAGCTGGTGACGTATCAGCGTATATACCTACAAATGTTATATCTATTACTGATGGACAGATATACTTAGAGTCAGAATTGTTCTTTGCAGGACAAAGACCTGCAGTTAATGCTGGTATATCAGTATCACGTGTTGGTGGAGATGCGCAAATTAAGGCTATGAAAAAAGTTGCTGGTAAGATTAAGTTAGAACTAGCACAGTACAGAGAACTTGCTGCTTTTGCACAGTTTGGTTCAGAACTTGACAAAGATACTAGAGAAAGACTTGCTCAAGGACAAAGACTTATGGAAATATTAAAGCAGCCACAATATACTCCTATGAGGGTAGAAGACCAAGTTATGATTATTTATGCAGCTGTAAATAGATATTTAAGAGAAATTGAAGTGGAAGATATTAAAAAATATGAAGCGGAATTTTTAGAGTTTATGAGAAACAATCATCCAGAAATAGGAAAGACAATTAAAGAAACAGGAAATCTTGAAGAAGATACAGAAAACAAATTAAAAGCAGCTATAGAAGAATTTAACAAGATATTTAAATCAAAAATTAAGTTAGAGAAATAA
- the atpG gene encoding ATP synthase F1 subunit gamma produces the protein MAGMGMRDIKRKIRSVNSTKQITKAMELVSTAKLKRTRDRLEITQPYFETVKNTVQDILKNSKDLKHEYLNEREVKKSLYIIITADRGLCGGYNINAIKKAVEDIKSKEDAVIIAIGQKARDYFKKRDYKVVREFVHISEKPEYKHARIIAKEALTLYKEEKVDEVKIIYTKFISTISQEAQILRLLPVDKKDEDEKVEFKFVSYEPSPEAVLDYLVPKYIESTVYGAMVESAASEQAARRIAMENATDNAEEMIDNLTLSFNQARQAAITQEISEIVGGAEALK, from the coding sequence ATGGCAGGAATGGGTATGCGTGATATAAAGCGTAAGATTCGAAGTGTAAATAGTACGAAGCAGATAACTAAGGCTATGGAGCTTGTTTCTACTGCTAAACTTAAAAGAACTAGAGATAGACTTGAAATAACACAGCCTTATTTTGAAACTGTAAAAAATACAGTTCAAGATATACTTAAAAATTCAAAAGATTTAAAACATGAATATCTAAACGAGCGTGAAGTAAAAAAGAGCTTATATATAATTATTACTGCTGATAGAGGACTTTGTGGTGGATATAATATAAATGCTATTAAAAAAGCTGTGGAAGATATTAAAAGTAAAGAAGATGCTGTGATTATTGCGATAGGACAAAAAGCAAGGGATTATTTTAAAAAGAGAGATTATAAAGTAGTACGTGAGTTTGTTCATATATCAGAAAAGCCTGAATATAAACATGCTAGAATAATTGCTAAAGAAGCTTTAACTCTATATAAAGAGGAAAAAGTAGACGAAGTTAAAATTATCTATACAAAGTTTATAAGTACTATTTCACAAGAGGCTCAGATACTAAGACTTTTGCCTGTTGATAAGAAAGATGAAGATGAAAAGGTAGAGTTTAAGTTTGTCTCTTATGAACCTTCTCCTGAAGCAGTACTTGATTATTTAGTTCCAAAATATATTGAAAGTACTGTTTATGGAGCTATGGTTGAATCAGCGGCATCAGAACAAGCAGCTAGAAGAATAGCTATGGAAAATGCTACGGATAATGCTGAGGAAATGATAGATAACTTGACACTTTCATTT
- the atpE gene encoding ATP synthase F0 subunit C → MKLLESTNFIIKFLQWLMTFDKKALVLAASAIGAGLAMIAGIGPGVGQGYAAGKGAEAVGLNPESGKQTTMVMLLGAAVAETSGILALVVALILLFGNPLVNAKGAAIVVAASAIGAGFSMIAGIGPGVGQGYAAGKGTEAVGRRPKYQPNIVRAMFLGQAVAQTTGIYALIIALVLMFANPLIKLL, encoded by the coding sequence GTGAAACTTTTGGAGTCAACCAATTTTATTATTAAATTTCTTCAGTGGTTGATGACTTTTGACAAAAAAGCTTTAGTACTTGCTGCATCAGCTATTGGAGCAGGTCTTGCGATGATAGCTGGTATAGGTCCGGGAGTAGGACAAGGTTATGCAGCAGGTAAGGGAGCTGAAGCAGTTGGACTTAATCCTGAAAGTGGTAAACAAACTACAATGGTAATGCTTTTAGGAGCAGCAGTTGCAGAAACTTCAGGTATTCTTGCATTAGTTGTTGCTTTGATATTACTTTTTGGTAATCCTCTTGTAAATGCAAAGGGTGCTGCCATAGTAGTAGCTGCATCAGCTATTGGAGCAGGTTTTTCAATGATAGCTGGTATAGGTCCGGGAGTAGGACAAGGTTATGCAGCAGGAAAAGGTACTGAAGCAGTAGGAAGAAGACCTAAGTATCAGCCGAATATAGTAAGAGCCATGTTTTTAGGACAGGCAGTTGCACAGACAACAGGTATATATGCACTTATTATTGCGTTAGTGTTAATGTTTGCAAATCCATTGATTAAATTATTATAG
- a CDS encoding ATP synthase subunit I: MGATRDLQIRTIKLVFIIDLILIVLSFLIFDKSMPWILGLIFGSAISSLNFIELGKTLERAVTMPPSRAQAYAASKYFVRYIITGVVIYVSLKADYINVLGTIIGLFLVKFVIISTNLFNDKQYFKNILKRKEAD; the protein is encoded by the coding sequence TTGGGTGCAACCCGAGATTTGCAGATAAGAACTATTAAGTTAGTTTTTATTATAGATTTAATTCTTATAGTTTTGTCATTTTTGATATTTGATAAATCAATGCCTTGGATATTAGGTCTTATTTTTGGAAGTGCAATAAGTTCGCTGAATTTTATTGAATTAGGTAAGACATTAGAAAGAGCTGTTACAATGCCTCCAAGTAGAGCTCAAGCTTATGCTGCATCGAAATATTTTGTTAGGTACATAATAACTGGTGTAGTTATATATGTTTCATTGAAGGCTGATTATATAAATGTATTAGGTACTATTATAGGGTTGTTTTTAGTAAAGTTTGTAATTATTTCAACAAACTTATTTAATGATAAGCAGTATTTTAAAAACATTTTGAAAAGAAAGGAGGCGGACTAA
- the wecB gene encoding non-hydrolyzing UDP-N-acetylglucosamine 2-epimerase, with amino-acid sequence MINNSKLKIMSIFGTRPEAIKMAPVVKKLEETDGIESIVCVTAQHREMLDQVLNLFDIRPQYDLNIMKPGQTLSEITCRALKGLEKVIREVQPHMVLVHGDTTTTFVGALAAFYNKTKVGHVEAGLRSGNMYSPYPEEVNRSLTGRLSHLHFAPTEGNKNNLLREGVREENIIITGNTVIDALLSVVDDNYKFDIDILNEIDYKNKKVILLTSHRRENLGKPMENIFCAVKDVVEKNKNVEVIFPVHLNPKVREIAYSILDGLNRVHLIEPLDYEPFANLMNKCDIVLTDSGGIQEEAPSLGKPVLVLRTETERPEAVKAGTVKIAGVERENIFKLTDELINNKDEYDKMANAINPYGDGKASERIVKAIREYFGERN; translated from the coding sequence ATGATTAATAACAGCAAATTAAAAATTATGTCTATATTTGGTACAAGACCTGAAGCTATCAAAATGGCTCCGGTAGTAAAAAAGTTAGAAGAAACTGATGGAATAGAATCTATAGTTTGTGTTACAGCTCAACATAGAGAAATGCTGGATCAAGTTTTAAATTTATTTGATATAAGACCGCAATATGATTTGAATATAATGAAGCCCGGACAAACACTTAGTGAAATTACTTGTAGAGCTTTAAAAGGACTTGAAAAAGTCATAAGAGAAGTACAGCCGCATATGGTTTTAGTACATGGAGATACTACAACTACTTTTGTAGGTGCTTTAGCTGCTTTTTATAATAAGACAAAAGTAGGACATGTTGAAGCAGGGCTTAGAAGTGGGAATATGTATTCACCTTATCCAGAAGAAGTGAATAGAAGCCTTACAGGTAGGCTTAGTCATCTTCACTTTGCACCTACTGAAGGAAATAAAAATAATCTTTTAAGAGAAGGAGTAAGAGAAGAAAATATTATTATTACTGGAAATACAGTTATAGATGCACTACTTAGTGTAGTAGATGATAATTATAAATTTGATATAGATATTTTAAATGAAATAGATTATAAAAATAAAAAGGTGATTTTACTTACATCTCACAGAAGAGAAAACTTAGGTAAACCTATGGAAAATATATTTTGTGCAGTTAAAGATGTAGTAGAAAAAAATAAAAATGTAGAAGTAATCTTTCCAGTTCATTTGAATCCTAAAGTTAGGGAAATAGCATATTCGATATTAGATGGATTAAATAGAGTACATCTTATAGAGCCTTTAGATTACGAACCTTTTGCAAATTTGATGAACAAATGTGATATAGTGTTGACTGATTCAGGTGGAATTCAAGAAGAAGCCCCTTCACTAGGGAAACCAGTATTGGTTTTGAGGACAGAAACAGAAAGACCGGAAGCAGTAAAGGCTGGTACAGTTAAAATAGCTGGGGTAGAAAGGGAAAATATTTTTAAGTTAACAGATGAACTTATTAATAATAAAGATGAATATGACAAAATGGCAAATGCAATAAATCCGTATGGTGATGGAAAAGCGTCAGAAAGAATAGTTAAAGCAATAAGGGAATATTTTGGGGAGAGAAATTAG
- the atpB gene encoding F0F1 ATP synthase subunit A, with the protein MEGFGPRVVFTIPGTNIAVTETVTVTWFIMGLLALFSYFATRHFDKVPKKFQNFVEVLVEAVYNLTRQTMGENKMSFAPYMGTILIFLAIANIAGLFGLRPPTADVNTTLGLATITFFMIHLSGIKSKGIGGYLKGFLEPFPLLLPLNVIGELATPISLGFRLFGNIVGGFIIMNLLYGALGALSAKLGIMVPIFQAGIPAPLHIYFDLFAGILQSFIFTMLTMVFVAMAMD; encoded by the coding sequence ATGGAAGGCTTTGGTCCTAGAGTCGTATTTACCATACCAGGAACTAATATTGCTGTTACAGAAACAGTTACAGTTACCTGGTTCATAATGGGACTACTTGCATTATTTTCATATTTTGCAACAAGACATTTTGATAAAGTTCCTAAAAAATTTCAGAATTTTGTTGAAGTATTAGTTGAAGCAGTATATAACTTAACAAGACAGACTATGGGTGAGAATAAAATGTCTTTTGCCCCATATATGGGAACAATATTAATATTTTTAGCTATAGCCAATATAGCAGGCTTATTTGGGCTGAGACCACCTACAGCCGATGTAAATACTACCCTTGGGCTTGCGACTATTACCTTTTTTATGATTCATTTAAGTGGTATAAAGTCAAAGGGTATAGGAGGATATTTGAAGGGATTTTTAGAGCCATTCCCTTTATTATTACCTCTTAATGTAATTGGAGAATTAGCAACTCCAATTTCTTTAGGATTTCGTCTATTTGGTAATATAGTTGGTGGTTTTATCATAATGAACTTATTATATGGTGCATTGGGAGCACTAAGTGCAAAACTTGGAATAATGGTTCCTATATTCCAAGCTGGTATACCAGCACCACTTCATATTTACTTTGATTTATTTGCAGGAATACTGCAGTCTTTTATATTTACAATGCTGACCATGGTATTTGTAGCAATGGCCATGGATTAG
- a CDS encoding iron-containing alcohol dehydrogenase — translation MWEKNMPINEVREIRGKTTIFLGAGAIKKIFDIAKELKEKDIDKVAIVTGKSSYIKCGAWEHVEKALKENDIEFVLYNKVTPNPMSTQVDEATKMARELGAKAVIGIGGGSPIDTAKSVAIMTLYPDYTTADLYEYRFIAKKSLPVIAINTTHGTGTEADRFAVVSVLEGGKEYKPAIAYDFSYPMYSIDDPQLMLSLPKFQTAYTAIDAINHVVEACTTNVTTPYSVMLAKETVRLMAKYLPVALENGKDLEARYYLTYASTIAGICFDNGMLHLTHALEHPLSAIKPDLAHGLGLAILLPSVIRNIYPAKPEILADVLSPIVPGLKGKGEEAEEAAKGVRDWLKSVGVSETLSDIGFKEEDIDRLVELTFETPSLDLLLNCSPVPATKELVEKIYRESL, via the coding sequence ATGTGGGAAAAAAATATGCCTATTAATGAAGTTAGAGAAATTAGGGGGAAAACTACTATTTTTTTAGGTGCAGGAGCAATTAAAAAAATATTTGACATAGCAAAGGAATTAAAGGAAAAAGATATAGATAAGGTGGCTATAGTAACAGGAAAATCATCGTATATTAAATGTGGAGCATGGGAACATGTAGAAAAAGCATTAAAAGAAAATGATATTGAATTTGTTTTATATAACAAGGTAACTCCAAATCCAATGAGTACACAAGTGGATGAAGCAACAAAAATGGCAAGAGAATTAGGTGCTAAAGCAGTAATTGGTATTGGTGGGGGTAGTCCAATTGATACAGCAAAGTCTGTTGCAATTATGACATTATATCCTGATTATACTACTGCTGATTTATATGAATATAGATTTATAGCGAAAAAATCTCTTCCAGTAATAGCAATTAATACAACTCATGGAACAGGAACTGAAGCAGATAGATTTGCAGTTGTAAGTGTCTTAGAAGGTGGAAAAGAATACAAACCAGCAATAGCTTATGATTTTAGTTATCCGATGTATTCTATAGATGATCCTCAGTTAATGCTTTCTCTACCGAAATTTCAAACTGCATATACTGCAATAGATGCTATAAATCATGTTGTAGAAGCCTGTACTACTAATGTGACAACTCCATATTCTGTAATGCTTGCAAAGGAAACTGTAAGATTGATGGCTAAATATTTACCAGTAGCATTGGAAAATGGAAAAGATTTGGAAGCAAGATATTATTTAACATATGCTTCTACAATTGCAGGTATTTGTTTTGATAATGGAATGCTTCATTTAACTCATGCTCTAGAACATCCATTAAGTGCGATAAAGCCTGATTTAGCTCATGGATTAGGATTAGCAATACTGTTACCTTCAGTGATAAGAAATATTTATCCAGCAAAGCCTGAAATATTAGCAGATGTATTATCGCCTATAGTACCGGGTTTAAAAGGCAAAGGTGAAGAGGCTGAAGAAGCAGCAAAAGGTGTAAGAGATTGGTTAAAATCTGTTGGAGTAAGTGAAACACTATCAGATATAGGATTTAAAGAAGAAGATATAGATAGATTAGTTGAATTAACTTTTGAAACTCCTAGTTTGGACTTATTATTGAATTGTTCTCCTGTACCAGCGACAAAAGAATTGGTAGAAAAAATTTATAGAGAATCTTTATAA
- a CDS encoding glycosyltransferase family 4 protein — translation MTKYILPMIVAAMVSLVTTPLVKKLAYKLGAIDIPKDDRRIHKTPIPRLGGLAIYLGFLISVLIFLEVDRAIAGMIIGASIIIITGIIDDLNPLPPKVKLTLQIISALVLVKFGVKIDFISNFFKSGKVIDLKILSIPITIFWIVGITNTVNLIDGLDGLAAGISSIVAITLAYIAYVNQSIIPNAGETAILTLIVAGACIGFLPYNFNPAKIFMGDTGSLFLGFILAAISINGSIKGATTLAIVVPILALGLPIFDTAFAILRRVYNGRPIMEADKGHLHHRLLSIGLCQRRAVLILYLISSMLGLSAAFLLNRRYMDSIIILAITAIAVVVPINQTWNGKRN, via the coding sequence GTGACAAAGTATATTTTACCTATGATTGTAGCAGCTATGGTTAGTTTGGTTACAACTCCTTTAGTAAAAAAATTAGCTTATAAATTGGGAGCTATAGATATACCTAAAGATGATAGAAGGATACATAAAACTCCTATTCCACGATTAGGAGGTCTTGCTATATATTTGGGATTTTTGATTAGTGTACTGATTTTTTTAGAAGTTGATAGAGCCATAGCTGGAATGATAATAGGTGCTTCTATAATAATAATTACTGGGATTATAGACGATTTAAATCCGTTACCGCCGAAAGTAAAGTTAACTTTACAAATAATATCTGCTTTAGTTTTGGTAAAATTTGGAGTAAAAATAGATTTTATATCTAACTTTTTTAAATCAGGAAAAGTAATAGATTTGAAAATTTTAAGTATTCCAATAACAATTTTTTGGATTGTTGGTATTACAAATACTGTTAATCTTATAGACGGTTTAGATGGACTAGCTGCAGGTATTTCTTCCATAGTAGCTATAACTTTGGCATATATAGCTTATGTTAATCAGTCGATTATACCAAATGCAGGTGAAACTGCTATACTTACATTAATTGTGGCAGGAGCATGTATTGGTTTTTTACCATATAATTTTAATCCTGCTAAAATATTTATGGGAGATACCGGTTCTTTATTCCTAGGATTTATATTAGCTGCAATATCTATAAATGGAAGTATAAAAGGAGCAACTACATTGGCGATAGTAGTTCCAATTTTAGCACTTGGATTACCTATATTTGATACTGCATTTGCAATTCTTCGCAGAGTTTATAATGGCAGACCTATAATGGAAGCGGATAAAGGGCATTTACACCACAGATTACTTTCAATAGGACTTTGTCAAAGAAGGGCAGTTTTAATTCTTTATTTAATAAGCTCTATGTTAGGACTGAGTGCGGCGTTTTTATTAAATCGCAGATATATGGATAGTATTATAATACTGGCTATAACTGCTATAGCTGTGGTAGTTCCAATAAATCAGACTTGGAATGGTAAGAGAAATTAA
- a CDS encoding deoxycytidylate deaminase, with amino-acid sequence MRPDWNHYFMEMAETVKSRSTCLRRKVGAVIVKDKRILATGYNGSPTGTVHCIDAGCLRELYNIPSGQRAELCRGTHAEQNAIVQAAYHGVSVKGSTLYVTLQPCVLCAKMAINAGIKKIYYKGNYPDELALKILDEAGVELIKID; translated from the coding sequence ATGCGTCCTGATTGGAATCATTATTTTATGGAGATGGCAGAGACTGTTAAAAGCAGGTCTACATGTTTAAGAAGAAAAGTAGGAGCAGTTATCGTTAAGGATAAGAGAATATTAGCTACTGGATATAATGGTTCGCCTACTGGAACAGTGCATTGTATAGATGCTGGGTGTTTAAGAGAACTTTATAATATACCTTCAGGGCAAAGAGCAGAATTGTGTAGAGGTACTCATGCTGAACAAAACGCTATAGTTCAAGCAGCATATCACGGTGTAAGTGTAAAAGGTAGTACTTTATATGTAACTCTTCAGCCTTGTGTATTGTGTGCAAAGATGGCTATAAATGCTGGTATAAAGAAGATATACTATAAGGGAAATTATCCTGATGAATTGGCATTAAAAATTCTTGATGAAGCTGGTGTAGAGCTTATAAAAATTGATTAA
- a CDS encoding AtpZ/AtpI family protein, whose protein sequence is MGNNKFRMYENLAFLTYIGIMMVTPIFGGVVIGKFLDDKFGTGNVFLFIFVIIGVLSSFTSLYKITMKMNKRK, encoded by the coding sequence ATGGGTAATAATAAATTTAGAATGTATGAAAATCTGGCATTTTTAACTTACATAGGTATAATGATGGTTACTCCTATATTTGGAGGAGTTGTAATAGGAAAATTTTTAGATGACAAATTTGGGACTGGAAATGTATTTTTATTTATATTTGTGATTATAGGTGTATTATCATCATTTACAAGTTTGTATAAAATTACAATGAAAATGAATAAAAGGAAGTGA
- a CDS encoding F0F1 ATP synthase subunit delta, which yields MAKLVSKTYSEALFEVALEENKIDLFLEELKFIVDTFKMYPEFYSLFKSPLLKVDEKKKVVSEVFGDKLSQEMNNFLKIILDKKRAYYIEQIKNEYEKMVNEYKGIIKAVAVTAIPLTEEEKNNLEEKLSELTGKSIKLTNEIDKNVIGGVLVKLGDKVIDGTIKGRLEELKENLAQIVV from the coding sequence ATGGCAAAATTAGTATCTAAAACTTATTCAGAAGCCTTATTTGAGGTGGCACTTGAAGAAAATAAAATAGACCTTTTTTTAGAAGAGTTAAAGTTTATAGTAGATACTTTTAAGATGTATCCTGAATTTTATAGTTTATTTAAAAGTCCGTTATTAAAAGTTGATGAAAAGAAGAAAGTAGTTTCAGAAGTTTTTGGCGATAAATTAAGTCAAGAAATGAATAACTTTTTAAAGATAATATTAGATAAAAAGAGGGCTTATTATATAGAACAAATTAAAAATGAATATGAAAAGATGGTCAATGAATATAAGGGAATAATAAAAGCTGTTGCTGTAACAGCTATTCCTTTAACTGAAGAAGAAAAGAATAATCTTGAAGAAAAATTATCTGAATTAACTGGCAAAAGTATAAAGCTTACTAATGAAATTGATAAAAATGTTATTGGTGGTGTATTAGTAAAGCTTGGTGATAAAGTTATTGATGGAACAATCAAAGGCAGACTTGAGGAATTAAAGGAAAACTTGGCACAGATAGTTGTTTAA